The Leptidea sinapis chromosome 17, ilLepSina1.1, whole genome shotgun sequence genome contains the following window.
aaaaattgttaaatatattttttagttttttttaatggaataggaggaccaaCAAGcgttacgggtcacctggtgttaagtgatcaccgccacccacattctcttgcaacaccagaggaatcacaggagcgttgccggcctttaaggaaggtgtacgcgcttattgttaggtacccatgtcgtatcgtcccggaaacaccgcacaaggaagttcattccacagcattgtagtatgtggaagaaagctccttgaaaaccgcactgtggaagaccgcgacacatccagatggtgggaatgatatccttacttgtggcgtgtcgtgcgaaggtggaattcggcggcaggaatcaggttaaacagatcttcggaacaatccccgtgataaatgcggtacaagccacacaatgaagcgacatctctaagcaacgccaagtgatccagccgttcacagagcactaggtctGTGAcatttcgagctgctctacgtagcacgcggtcaaatggatcgagctgatactggggtgcgccagaccagagatgacagcaatactccagtgtggctggacctgcgctttgtagagcgctagaatgtgggccggcttgaagtattgccgtgctctatttatgacgcccaatTTCTTCAAAGCCGatatggctttgccctccacggtattggcaatcgctcgaaatttcgagacccagtattccgatactaggcgaggctttaagggaagtgttgtcgaagagcgatgatacggcaaatggggtttttttagtggtaaacgcgcaaacttgagtcttctgggggttaaattggacaaggttcaacttaccccattccgcgaccttctcaagagaggactaaatagaagacacaagtttctcccggcactgctcgacaatttcccgagagagccctgcatggcccgtgtatacggcatcaccagtggtgtcgtctgcatagcatgtatgttggaggtgtccaaccaTTCTGCATATAactatcattgatatgcagacgaAATAGCGTGGGAGGTagcacatatttatatatttacaaggaGTTAAAACTAGGGAGATGATTTTAACAAGGTGGCTTCTCCTTACATTACATGAATTTGTAAATTCAGTAAAGCAACTTGTAGTTTTCATGTTGGACAAGGCCAACTGACTTGACAGTAAAACATAGAAATCATGGtgtgtttaaattattcttCATGAATGTGTCATAACTCCTTAATATGtaacttatataaattttgaatcACATGTTGTTTGAATGGGCCTGGCATATATTTAAAGATTAGATATGAAAGTTGGCACTGTAATCGGTTTGTAGGGACGCTtcttaagcaaaaagcaatcatatatcgtgtaAGTACACGTCATTATAAGTATAATgtcaaatatcaaaataaaattacaccCTTATCAGAATTTCACAGCATTCAAATCATTTTAGGCTatgttttatcataatattgaataGATTGGAAggttttaattgtattttttattagatatttGCTGAATATTTACTAAAATGAACTCTATAACAAAGCCGGAAGTTGTATGGATTGAAGGAAGATGTTACAGAGTTAATGATTCCTCAACAGCAGATGTCAGAAGACTTATTGAGCATGATATTTATGAGAATGGTAACAagcttaagtaatttattatattgctTTTATTGCATTagtacttattttttatgataagaagTAAAAAGAAGAGAGAGAGAGCAAGaaattcaactgatggtaaatgaaacacccttagattaagaattatTGGTCTATGCTGTGCTACAACTAGATATcacataaaggcataaaaggcatttattttctcaaaattgattcctttagaattctttttgatgtcatttcttatagctactagatactactaccgcttcggaaacaaatggcgctctgagagagaagaagcggcgcaagaaactctcccagcattcttatttgtgctcttttcaataaaaatatacaatattgtacagtcatttctatcgctataaaataatcacaatctagtcccaggctgcccgatcatttagatattcagcagtaataggatttacgacagagccatttttttataaaacatttaaatttatttatagataatgcctgaacagtggctgggactttattatagaagcgtatacatttacccttaaagctattatgtatcttatgaagcctactagaattagtcacaagcaatcccttatttctagtgttataataatgaaaatcactattaagagcaaaaaggtgatgatatttgtgaacatatattaaattttcataaatgtactaagAATGAACAcactacttaagaacaatagcttctttattgcggaaactattagatgcttgtgtgtgtggcatcttgaaACTCAATGCCATCTTtcatatttgtgtaattttacattgaaagtaataaaatacaaaataattattgatatgtgATCAGTGTCTTTTATGTtgtgttgtaatatttttacaaagtcttactacgTAAGcgggcattttagtttcaattatcagcaaagtttaacagaacatgttgcacatcaatgtcacacattgttcgagattggCTCCAGTGTGCCCGTTTGGGTGTAGTAAAAGTTGCGGCACTTTCCAACtacacctgcggtatctagttggagcgcagtggataCCAATCATTAATCTAATAAAACACCTTAACATTGcattgccactcaggattcatgTAAACCCACAATTAAGAGCATCATGATTTTGTTCAACAACTAGaaacaaattatgtattttcaATACTTACATGGAACTTTTCAAACCACTATATAAATAATGCTAGCATTGTTATGCTTGGTGGTAAGAAATGTGTTCCCATAGTACTCATCTAGCCAGCATCTTGAGCAAAGGATGGTAGCTTACtggtagaaaatttattgaattagacgttactttgcggatccataattatacaaatgatttatgttttctttagtgttaattccgccaatatttcttGTCGAGATtcatctcgtgccagattttgacgagacaaaatctggcacgtcctgaggatgcctcgtgtaggggcgaaacacgtgtcgaattgttttaaaaacaaatattggtggaattgacactaaagaaaacttaaatcatttgtatagcttactggtatatataatattatcatgactATTATTAATGCTACTAACTGTTTTGGGATtaaacctaataataattaaatatattatgtaacaaataactgttataatataatttaaaacattttaatcaaCCACCGCATACAGGTGTAACAACTTCAATGCCTGTATTGCTGGTCCACTGACAAGGTGATATTGGTGatgttctgtttttttttaaagtgataaccctcacttctaggattaatacaaaaataaaattttatgaacgatgcgggattcgaacccacgagctccggcgttccgtgccggtgctctaaccaactaagctaaccgttcgagtaccgccccgttataaaattctgtttgctttgttcaactttcaggttgtggctgcaactacaggatctacattacagttgataacctgctcaaccccaatatttgcatattaggaaattgacttgagatgtcgctcttgtaaatctaaacaatatgttatgttttttttaaagtgataaccctcacttctaggattaatacacaaataaatttgaaaaacaaaattttatgaacgatgcgggattcgaacccacgacttccggcgttccgtgccggtgctctaaccaactgagctaaccgttcgagtaccgccacggaacgccggaggtcgtgggttcgaatcccgcatcgttcataaaattttgtttttctaattttatttgcatattgGTGATCTCAGTTGACTGTCTACATTTtaggtacataaaatttatgattGAATAAACAtgctaattaaattaaatcaaccaATCaattaacactataaaaatatatatatagtaaacaTTGTCTCATCTAACTAGCAACCAATGTGTAAACTTCCACTGCAGAAAGAGTTGAAATAGAGGAATAtgatatagaaataatattattttatttttttagaggTGGAATTTCAAGATTTGGATGGAGATGAAGATAATGATGACTGTAAAGTTGTTATGGTACATCCAAATAGATATTATGCCAATCTTCATGTTTCTCAGTaagatattatctatactaatattataaagctgcagtgtttgtttgtttgtttgtttgaacgcgctaatctctggtactactggtccgatttgaatgattctttcaatgttaggtagtccatttatcgaggaaggctataggctatgtttttttttcaaaattagggatccgtaataaaattgctattttgtaacacaaggtgtaaaatcgaacacctatttttgcgtgcgctgcaaaaactattgacaataaaacaaaatgatgtacaggctataatataggcaatattttattacttataaaactatcgcgtgaattatactttatatggcaaaacaacgtttgccgggtcagctagtcaaatatattacaaatttaaatgcacattaaattattattattaatttacatacaataaaatatgatgtGGTGAATATCAAAGTAAAAATGTGGTAAAATTTTGATACAATGAAGTAAATatatgcaataaaataatatttattgtataattcttagataatttatatgtatagtctcatgctagacaaccgatgaaaacaggccaggtttattattttagtgtgtgtgacaagctacattttacactcgcgatttgtatgtcactttgtgttaatgtccatgcattgcttaaaatagtagaggttaacagtcaacctcaattattTTAGACGGCTGTCActgtctatctagaagtataaattatctaaggtataaACAATTATACAATATCACTTATTTGTATATTCTTTACCTTTCAGACATTTCATGGGCAAGATAATAGGAAAAAAGGGGGCAACCAAAATGGGAATTCAACGAGATACAAAAACAGATATCAAAATACCAAAACATGGAGAAGATACTGACATTGTCATTTATGGCCCTGCACCTGCGGTATGAATCATTCCTTATTGCTTCTctcaatgtaaaatatataaggcgcaaattcggcctcatatggagtactgttctcacctctgggcgggtgctccccagtaccagcttcttccatttgaccgcatacaacgaagagcggctcgaatcatcgacgatcaagtcatctccgatcggcttgattctttaccattgcgtagagatgtgggttctctctgcatcttctatcgcatttatcacggggagtgttcagaggagctgttcgggtagattccagcggccgaattccaccaccgggtATTACGTGCatagtaccatccgcatcacgtagacgtctggcattccacaaccgcgcgttttgtttgaaatttctttgtggaatcaactaccgtcaagaaaaaagcatactcccaccttaaaggccggcaacgcatttcttgacacacctgttgttgcggatgtccatgggcggttgcctcacctctccccatcccacgagcctcttgcccgtttgccccctctcatataaaaaaaagtattgaaagCAGCTTATTATATATTGGgatcaaattataatattgaattatattcataaatacaATTCAATCTTTATatcatgtttaaaaaaatattattggaatgtttaaaaaaattaacaactaTTCTTTGACAATAGTAGTTACTCAGTGGGTCACTAGGGGGCAGCCCAAAATCAGCGCTGTGCTTGTATTATACCAATACAGGATGacactgagtcagctcctttttaTAACAATGACTAAAAGTACCTTTTAATTAAGAACATCACTATAATTTTATGCATATTATCCTACTAATCTTCCTTTCTTGGCGTGTGTCTGTGAAGtagttgttctgtacataataaataacatactgttttttatgaatttgtcaataatatttcaattacaTCATGaattttttcgtaaaatatgctctctgttgtttaaatgaaattgtttcacagcagaactgtcaaatcgtgcttcaaataaattctctcatagaaaatatgtccatacaaaataattaatattggaattaaaaataattatgggtccaaatcgaaataaaaactatcccatcgctcaagttggactaaactgcactccatgaagtaatccccattaaaattttattaggttaggagttcactggatttatacttaataagaaagatattaggttttttttgcctttgtaattttttttgttaattacttttatagttatataagtttttaattatttttctctaACCTCTGTAACTcttttttacttatattattctttgtggtttgtttttgttattaataagatattcattcaattatttattttgaatgtgaaatataagtttattattaaacaacagTTTGTCTACACAAACCACCAATGTTTACAATTTAGATTTGTTTTGAATGATCATCAAAATTTCTAGACTGATTTTGTTGGTATTTTCATGGGCAGATTTCTTCTATTCTTctatttagattatataaaaggGTTCTTAATGTTAACAGAATcctttttaaaatgttcatataATTCCATATTATTGAAACCTACATTAATAGCATAGTTGAGGGCAGTCTAGtggatattgaaaaaaaattttgtgttggtaattacaatattggtTTCCAAACTattgtgtttttaaataattaatacttttgtacttgataaaattttacaatttaaaatttttcacaGTATGTGAAATAAGTCAATCCAATGCATTCTAGATTGGTTTGGCTGACATTTTCTATTTTAGTTTGTAACATTATTGTTAATTCTAGAATGTAAAGGCAGCTCGACGCAGAATCAATATAATTGTAATGGCGGCCAAAGAGAAGCTACCATACACACATTTTATATCTATACCGTTCAATCAAGCCGCTGTCATGGAAAGATTTGAGAAATTTAAGGTTTGttctattttattacaataaaatttgagaaacaaaattttgtgaacgatgcgggattcgaacccacgacctccggcgttccgtgccggtgctctaactaactgagctaaccgttcgagtaccgccacgttataaaattgtgtttgctttgttcaggttgtggcttcaactacaggatctactttacagttgataacctgctcaaccccaatatttgcatattaggaaattgacttgagatgtcgctcttgtaaatctaaacaatatgttatgtttttaaagtgagaaccctcacttctaggattaatacacaaataaaatttgaaaaacaaaattttatgaactatgcgggattcgaacccacgacctccggcgttccgtgccggtgctctaaccaactgagctaaccgttcacattgaataaaatttaatattttttcaaacaaacatacatgtaCATATATCCAATGCAATTTGTCATGcaatgttttgtttgttttgatgTCCAATAAGCAATCTTGAATCccatttttaatgaaagtatttgaatttaaattttaaataagtgttaTAAACAGTGTTGTCCtgttttgaatgtttttttgaCCCAAGTTTtaggtaattttatttaaagtttttcttGTACAAGATGTGGACAAATGAACGTAcatatcacctgatgtcaagCAATCATCTCCGCCCACATTTTTCAGCAAAAATGTGTTAGAAAGCACACAACAACATCTCCATAGCCAATTGATCCAGCCGTCACAGACCATTGGATCCTCGACAATTGGAGCAGCTCTGCGTTTCACGCAAATGTTGAAATGGTCAAATGCTCAAACTGGGTTGCATCATACCACAGAGCCAGTGACTCCCAGTTTCTTCAAAGCCAATGTTTCTTTAGCTCCTGCTGAATGTGATAGATTAGGTTGAAATCTATGAACTAAAcatatcaaattaattattactttaagattATCTATGTACTTAAtgcatgtatttattatatcagGCAACAGTGTTACGTGATTACAACGGGAGAGGTTTGGATGAGTCATGTTTTATAAGAGCAAGTAAACTTCATATCACCGTTAGAATGTTGTCTCTCATGGACAACGAAGAGAGATTGCTGGCTTCGAAAGTGCTCACAGAGGCAAATGAAAAAGTCATAAGGTtggatattatttaattgaaaaaatcaGTTAGATGGGACGACGTCAATGTGTTTTTTAAATTCCTAGCATCAGTCGCGGGCTAGTGCACGTCCACGTAGATAaggggtttttaaaaataataagcaagtttctaattgaagattatctcatgtctctattccagttccggttcccgttttcgctcctgttcccaacatattatatgaatctttttTTGTGAAAGATTCCTAAGGCATACTAatcctactattggtatagttatagctcatcgaagtGAATTTCAATTTCACACAAATCTCACGGGAACCAT
Protein-coding sequences here:
- the LOC126968965 gene encoding activating signal cointegrator 1 complex subunit 1 isoform X1 — its product is MNSITKPEVVWIEGRCYRVNDSSTADVRRLIEHDIYENEVEFQDLDGDEDNDDCKVVMVHPNRYYANLHVSQHFMGKIIGKKGATKMGIQRDTKTDIKIPKHGEDTDIVIYGPAPANVKAARRRINIIVMAAKEKLPYTHFISIPFNQAAVMERFEKFKATVLRDYNGRGLDESCFIRASKLHITVRMLSLMDNEERLLASKVLTEANEKVIRPMLKDYLPLRIRLKGLSYMNDDPKEMHVLYGRVEEDEGPTGILQDTVNALAEFLYKTGVVINRFNDSSVKMHVTLINTRYRNSGSQSDEEGSSSKKNTARESFDGSKILSSLGDYDFGVVEWRDIHLSQRSVVGPDGYYQATHVVSCVGNN
- the LOC126968965 gene encoding activating signal cointegrator 1 complex subunit 1 isoform X2 — translated: MVHPNRYYANLHVSQHFMGKIIGKKGATKMGIQRDTKTDIKIPKHGEDTDIVIYGPAPANVKAARRRINIIVMAAKEKLPYTHFISIPFNQAAVMERFEKFKATVLRDYNGRGLDESCFIRASKLHITVRMLSLMDNEERLLASKVLTEANEKVIRPMLKDYLPLRIRLKGLSYMNDDPKEMHVLYGRVEEDEGPTGILQDTVNALAEFLYKTGVVINRFNDSSVKMHVTLINTRYRNSGSQSDEEGSSSKKNTARESFDGSKILSSLGDYDFGVVEWRDIHLSQRSVVGPDGYYQATHVVSCVGNN